Proteins encoded together in one Perognathus longimembris pacificus isolate PPM17 chromosome 8, ASM2315922v1, whole genome shotgun sequence window:
- the LOC125356153 gene encoding microfibrillar-associated protein 1-like has product MSVPSALVKRPPLQCTAGAVLARNEKGELSMERVKVKRYVSGKRPHYAPLESSDEEEFQVLKRARERATEPEEQDEDSFSDPRVRRLRNRIREDVEARLARHRETVEPEVVGESDSKVQGDDCHMEGEDSSEGEEEEMHDEEIERRRGLMCQRAQERRKEEMDVMEVEEEGRAGEESESDSEYEEYTDSEDEMEPRLKPVFIRKEDRVTGQEHEAQALKQRELEQEAKRVAEERRKYTLKIVEAETKKELQENTRSLAALDALNTDDENQEDDYEAWKVRELKRIKRDREDRAALEKEKAEIRRMRNLTEEERQAELRANGKVITNKAVKGKYKFLQKYYHRGAFFMDEDEELYKRDFSSPTLEDHFDKTILPKVMQVKNFGRSGRTKYTHLVDQDTTSFDSGWGQDSALNRKFFKQRAAGL; this is encoded by the coding sequence ATGTCGGTGCCAAGCGCGCTCGTGAAGCGGCCTCCTCTCCAGTGCACGGCTGGGGCCGTCCTGGCTCGCAATGAGAAAGGTGAGCTTTCCATGGAGAGAGTGAAGGTGAAACGCTATGTATCCGGAAAGAGGCCACACTACGCCCCTCTGGAGTCCTCAGATGAGGaagaatttcaggtcctaaagCGAGCCAGAGAACGAgccacagagcctgaggagcagGACGAGGACTCATTTAGTGACCCTCGTGTGCGGCGCTTACGAAACCGGATCAGGGAAGATGTGGAAGCCAGATTGGCTCGACATCGGGAAACAGTGGAACCTGAAGTGGTAGGAGAAAGTGACTCCAAAGTCCAGGGAGATGATTGTcacatggaaggagaagacagcagtgaaggagaggaggaagaaatgcaTGATGAGGAAATAGAACGGCGCCGTGGCCTGATGTGCCAGCgagcacaggaaagaagaaaggaagagatggatgtcatggaggtggaagaggaaggaCGTGCTGGGGAAGAGTCGGAATCAGACTCTGAATACGAAGAGTACACAGACAGTGAAGACGAGATGGAGCCTCGCCTGAAGCCAGTCTTCATTCGAAAGGAGGACCGAGTGACAGgtcaagaacatgaggcccaagCCCTAAAACAGAGGGAGTTGGAGCAGGAAGCTAAACGCGTGGCTGAGGAGAGGCGCAAGTACACACTCAAGATTGTCGAAGCAGAGACCAAGAAAGAGCTCCAGGAGAACACACGGTCCCTGGCCGCACTGGATGCTCTAAACACTGATGATGAAAACCAGGAGGATGACTATGAGGCGTGGAAAGTTCGAGAGCTCAAAAGAATCAAGAGGGACCGAGAAGACCGAGCAgcacttgaaaaggaaaaagcagaaattCGACGCATGCGAAACCTGACTGAGGAAGAGAGACAAGCTGAGCTTCGGGCAAATGGGAAAGTCATCACCAACAAAGCTGTGAAAGGCAAATACAAGTTTTTACAGAAGTATTATCACCGAGGTGCCTTCTTCATGGATGAGGATGAAGAACTATACAAGAGAGATTTCAGCTCACCGACCCTTGAGGATCATTTTGACAAAACGATCCTTCCCAAAGTCATGCAGGTCAAGAACTTTGGACGTTCTGGTCGTACCAAATATACACACCTTGTGGATCAAGACACCACTTCCTTTGACTCAGGATGGGGTCAAGACAGTGCCCTGAACAGAAAGTTCTTTAAACAGAGGGCAGCTGGATTATGA